AACGGGAAAAAAGAAAAATCATATTCTCTCAGAGAACAAACACCTCTGTGAAACTCTGTGAAAACTCCGTGAAACTCTGTGTTAAAACTTATCTATTAAATTTAATCACAGAGTACACAAAGAAGGTACAAAGAACACTGAGATCTCTCGCACAAAACACCTCCGTGAAACTCTGTGAAAACTCCGTGAAGCTCCGTGTTAAAACTTATTTATTAAAAATTTAATCACAGAGTACACAAAGAAGGCACAAAGAACACTGAGATCTCTCGCACAAAAACACCTCCGTGAAACTCTGTGAAAACTCCGTGTAGCTCCGTGTTAAAACTTATTTATTAAAAATTTAATCACATAGCACACAAAGAAGGCACAAAGAACACTGAGATCTCTCGCACAAAACACCTCCGTGAAACTCTGTGAAAACTCCGTGAAGCTCTGTGTTAAAACTTTTCCATTAAAAATTTAATCACAGAGTACACAAAGAACACTGAGAGATCTCTCACAAAAAACACCTCTGTGAAATCTCCGTGAAGCTCTGTGTTAAAACTTATCTATTAAATTTAATCACAGAGTACACAAAGAAGACACAAAGAGCACTGAAATCTCTCTCACAAAAACACCTCCGTGAAACTCCGTGAAGCTCTGTGTTAAAAAAGAAAGTACGCGCTATCAATTATAAACACCACTACAATTCCGCAATCACCTTTTTCAGTCTGCCCTGTACTTCGACAGCCACCTCACCCAGCGAATTATTCTCAACCGACATCATGGATGCAATGGGATCCACCGCCGACACTTCCACAGCCCCATCCTCATTCTCTTCCACAACCACATTACAGGGAAGAAACACACCGATCTTATCTTCCTTCTGCAATGCCTTGTGCGCAAAGGTGGGATTGCATGCACCCAGGATGCGGTACTTCTTGAAATCCACATCCAGTTTCTTTTTCAGCGTCGCCTGCACATCAATCTCGGTAAGCACGCCGAAGCCTTCCTGCTTCAACGCCTCCGTGACCTTTTCAATGGCGTCATCAAAACTGGTGTTTAGGGTTTTGGTAAAATAGTAGCTCATTTTCTGCTTTATTAAAAGTTGAGGAGGTCAAAAAATCATTGCCCGTAATTCAACATTAAAATTAGGGATTTCAGATCAATGAGATACCCTGTTTTCGGTATTCACCAACGCCGTCAATTCAAATATACCCTGATGATGGTATTGCAGGACGCAGGCCCTACACAGACATTTGCCAAAAAAATAACAGCGTGAAAAATTATATTCTACCTCTACTGATTTTCTCTGCGGTACTTTCTGCCTGTAAGAAAGACAAGCCCGAACCCGACGATACCGATCCATACGCATCCCAAAAGGTGCAGGTCAAACAAACCTATGCCCAACTCGCATATGCAGTGTATGACGATGCCTACGTGTCCACCCTGAAATTACAAACCGCCATCGAAGCGTTTATCGCCAACCCCACATCAACAGGCTTTGACGAATGCAAACAAAAATGGCTGGACGCCAGGGAGGTCTATGGCCTCACCGAGACTTTCCGTTTTGCCGATGGCCCCATCGACAACGAAACGGATGGCCCCGAAGGCCTGATCAACGCCTGGCCCATGGATGAGGCGTATGTGGATTACGTCATCGGCAATCCAACCTCAGGCATCATCAACAACACCACCTCCTACCCTAACATCAGCAAGACGACATTGTTCAGCGCCAATGAGAACGGTGGAGAAGAAAACATCTCCCTCGGTTATCACGCCGTTGAATTTCTACTTTGGGGACAAGACACCTCTGCAAATTCCGCAGGCATGCGCCCATACACCGACTACCTAACAACCGGTGGCACGGCATCCAATCAGGACCGGCGGAAGCAATATCTTAGTCTGGCTACGGAGATCCTGGTAGACGCCCTCAAGCAGGTGCGCGATGCATGGGATCCTGCCACCACCAACAGCTACTCGGAAACATTTGTAGCTTTGAGCAACGAAACCGCACTGCATAGAATATTTAACAGTCTGAAGGTGCTGAGCGGCACTGAACTTTCCGGCGAACGTATGTACACCGCCTACGATAACATGGATCAGGAAGATGAACACAGCTGCTTCTCAGACAACACCCACCGCGACATTTACCTGAATGCAAAAGGGATGGAAAATCTCTACCTCGGAACATATAAAACATCCAACGGGATCGTCATATCAGGCTATGCTTTGAAAGACCTGGTGGCACTTTACAGTGCGGATAAGAATCAGGCGGTGGTGGATTATCTGGCCAGCTCCCTCACCAAGATCAGCGCCATGTATATACCCTTTGACCAGGCGATCGTACTGCCCGCTGAAAGACCAAAAGTGCTGGATGCCATCACCGAACTGCAAACACTCGAACTGAAAATTAAAGATGCCGCCGCTGCGGTAGGCGTTCAACTTCAGTAATCAATGACGAGAACACCGGTACTTCGTTTTCTTTTTTCAATCTGCTGTATGTCCGTGGTGATCCATGCCTGTACCAAGGATCCCCATCTGGATTTGTCCCGGAACGGCAACGGTGAGTACGAAGAAGGAGAAGAACTTTCCGCCGGTGTACGTACCATTTTTGACGAATCCGCACTCGCATTCAATTATCAGATTCCCGGCGTTGCCGGTGATGAGAAACTGGATTTCTTCGTAGGAAATTCTTTTTTCAATCAGAACTGGGTAGAAGCCCCCTCCTCTACCACGGCGCGTGATGGAATCGGTCCGCTGTTCAACACCCGGGCATGCGGAAGTTGTCATCTGAAGGACGGGCGTGGCCAGCCGTTCATCAACCAGGGACTGCTTTTCCGGTTAAGTATACCCGGTGCCGGATCACATGGAGAACCCCTCCCGGAACCCAACTACGGAGGTCAGCTGAACGAGCATGCCGTACAGGGTGTCGCCGGCGAAGGGGAATTTGTTGTGACGTATACCGACAACACCTACCACTTTCCGGATGGTCAACCATACACATTACGCACCCCCACCTACACCTTCACCAATCCGGGTTATGGCAACATGCAGCCCGACGCCATGGTATCGCCCAGGATCGGACAGCAGATCATCGGACTCGGACTGGTCGAGAATATCCGGGAAAGTGATCTGATATTTTTGGCGGATGAATTTGATAAGGACGGCGATGGCATCTCAGGAAAGATCAATCACGTTTTTGACGCCATCAGTCAAACCACCCAACCAGGGCGCTTCGGCTGGAAGGCGAATGTAGCCAGTCTGCCACACCAGACCGCAGGTGCCTTCCTGGGCGACCTGGGAATCACCACGTGGCTTTTTAGCAATGAGAATTGTACGTCCATTCAAAACGACTGCCAGCAAGCACCCAATGGTGGACAACCCGAAATAGACAGCGCCGATCTCAACAAGGTGGTGTTGTATGTGCGAACGCTCGGCGTTCCTGTCCGCCGCGACTACATGGATGAAACCGTGCTGAAGGGCAAAGCCATCTTCAACAACATCGGCTGTGAGAAATGCCACACGTCAAAGTTCACAACCGGCAACACATCTCCCATTGCCGCGCTGAACAATGTGGAAATACGTCCGTATTCCGATTTCCTCGTACACGATATGGGACCAGGCCTCGCCGACGGTCGTCCCGACTACCGGGCCAGCGGAAACGAATGGCGCACCCAACCCCTGTGGGGACTGGGGCTCATCAAAACGGTGAACGGGCACACCTACCTTCTTCACGATGGTCGCGCACGCACCATCACCGAAGCCATTATGTGGCACGGCGGTGAAGCGGAATCATCGAAGAACAGTTTCGGTAAACTGTCGAACGCCGAACGAAATGCGGTGCTGAAGTTTCTGGAGTCGTTGTGATTTTTTTGAAGCGAATGGTTTATCGCATTCCCCAACGACCTTCGGGTTTTACGCTTTTACCCGCGTAGCATTGGGTCAGCCACATACCACTTGAGTAAAGTATGCAAACCATTCCTGCCGTCACTGATCGTATGCGGGGTAACCGCTTCAACCCCGGCTATGCTGCCGGTGTTCCGTCGTTGTCGTGACTTTCGCATAACACAGGACGTTAGGCAAAATCACGTTGGAAAACTTTCATACCTATGACTACGGACGTTAGGCGAAGGTTGCACCTTCGTCGGTTCATTCTTCGGTTTGCAGCGGTTATAATGCCATCGGCCATCTACCGTAATACCGCTATTATCCTAACAAATGGAACTGTATAAACGTGATAAATCATATAAACCCTGGTAGTATATATATATATATGTAGCGAATGCTACAAGATAAAAAGACGAAGGTGCAACCTTCGCCTAACCAAAGAATCACTTTGGAAGAAATTCATATCTCAAAAAAGCCCGGCTGATTTCTCAACCGGGCTTTTTCATGAAACTCAATATGCTTATTGCACCACGATGTTTTCAATCCTCAAGCCATCTTGTGATTGTAACCTCAGCGTGTACATTCCGGCCGGCACATCACCCAGCTGGATCATATCCTGACCGGAAATAATTTTGCGGCTCACTTCTTCTCCCAGAACATTGAATACCCGCACTTCGGTTTTTTCCGAAATACCCGTCAAGGTAAATGTACCGTTGCTGGGGTTCGGATACACCATGCCTTCACGGCGTGAAACCGAAACCACCGATGTAGGCAGCGGATCACCGAATGTAGCCACAGAACCTACGTTTGACTGGGTCGCGTCGCTGTAGATCGGATGTCCTTCAATGGTAGACAAAAGCAGCTGTCCGTTATAGTTTCCAAGCGTGTTCACATTACCACCCAGCAGATCATCAATGCCGGTCCAGGTATTGCCGTCCCAGACCGCCACCTCTTCAAAGGTGCCGCCATCAAAACTGTTGAAGTTACCACAGGCCACCAGGTTATCTCCCATGGAAGCCATATCTGTCACGTTGTGGTCGATGTTATTCGCAACGGTATCGATCGTGCTTCCGTCATATTGCAGGATGTAGTTGTTTGTGCTATGTTCTATGGACACATACAACTTGCCCTTATGTACAAACATCTTTTTGATCTCCGCCGAGCCATTGACCAGGTCTATGCTCCAGTCGGACCAGGTGTTGCCATCATATACCCGCTCATTCGCATACAGCTTGCCGTTATATTCGATAATGTCATTGGGGCTGTCGAACATTGAATTGTAATTGGCATCCGCCACCAACTTATGACCGTTCCAGTAGGCCATCTTTCCCAGACTCTCATAGGCGGAAATGGTGCTGTCCACAGGCATACCTCCGCTGATGTTCCCGGCCACCCACAGGCGGTTGTTCAACACCGCGAGATAGTGACTGTTCCCGAAGATGCCATAACCGGAGCTCACCCAGGCAGCTCCATCCCAGTAGGCCAGGATACGTCCGGGATACGAACCGTCTATCGTCACACCGATACCTATCGTCCACAAGGTATCGTTGCAGCGAACAATGTCGTTCATGGCGGTTATGCTGCCCAAAGCACTCGGGTCACCGATGGCGGTCCAGCTTGAGCCGTTCCATGCAGCGGCACCTTTCATCGGATTGCCATCAGCACTGCTAAGCGATCCCACCACGTAGGTGAGGTTATCGATGGCGTCATAATAGAAACACGAAACACCTCCCACGGCATTTGTGCTTCCGGCAATTTCAAGATTCTGTGCAATGGCAGCAACGGCCAGGCATGAGGCAAAGAAAATGGTGTAGATTTTTTTCATACGGATCGGATTTGGTTCGCGGTAAATATAGCTATAAAGTGTATTGGATGAATATGTTGGGAGATGGAGGCAGATAGTAGGCAGGAGACAGTAGGCAGTGCGTGACGCGTTGGGTTACCCGGGGAAGGTTGGCTTATGGGGTATATTTGATTTGGTGATTTGGTGATGTATGATGTGGTGACCTGCCAGCCGCCGCTTAGGCCATTGCAGGGCAGGCTGGCCTGCCAGCCGAAGCATTAGCCATAGCGCAGGCAGGCTGGTTTGGTGATGGATAAAAGACAACAGATATTAGACAATAGAAGATAGACACCGGATAATAGACATTAGAAAGCAGACATTTGAAAAGCAGACTGTAGACCAGGGCGGATAGGGGTTGGTGGAAATGGGGTTCGGCGAAGGTTGCACCTTCGTCGGTCTATTTCATAGCTTTCAGCTATAGCAACACATGCCGTAAAACTTCATCTG
This genomic window from Flavobacteriales bacterium contains:
- a CDS encoding DUF302 domain-containing protein; this encodes MSYYFTKTLNTSFDDAIEKVTEALKQEGFGVLTEIDVQATLKKKLDVDFKKYRILGACNPTFAHKALQKEDKIGVFLPCNVVVEENEDGAVEVSAVDPIASMMSVENNSLGEVAVEVQGRLKKVIAEL
- a CDS encoding thiol oxidoreductase, whose translation is MTRTPVLRFLFSICCMSVVIHACTKDPHLDLSRNGNGEYEEGEELSAGVRTIFDESALAFNYQIPGVAGDEKLDFFVGNSFFNQNWVEAPSSTTARDGIGPLFNTRACGSCHLKDGRGQPFINQGLLFRLSIPGAGSHGEPLPEPNYGGQLNEHAVQGVAGEGEFVVTYTDNTYHFPDGQPYTLRTPTYTFTNPGYGNMQPDAMVSPRIGQQIIGLGLVENIRESDLIFLADEFDKDGDGISGKINHVFDAISQTTQPGRFGWKANVASLPHQTAGAFLGDLGITTWLFSNENCTSIQNDCQQAPNGGQPEIDSADLNKVVLYVRTLGVPVRRDYMDETVLKGKAIFNNIGCEKCHTSKFTTGNTSPIAALNNVEIRPYSDFLVHDMGPGLADGRPDYRASGNEWRTQPLWGLGLIKTVNGHTYLLHDGRARTITEAIMWHGGEAESSKNSFGKLSNAERNAVLKFLESL
- a CDS encoding T9SS type A sorting domain-containing protein, whose translation is MKKIYTIFFASCLAVAAIAQNLEIAGSTNAVGGVSCFYYDAIDNLTYVVGSLSSADGNPMKGAAAWNGSSWTAIGDPSALGSITAMNDIVRCNDTLWTIGIGVTIDGSYPGRILAYWDGAAWVSSGYGIFGNSHYLAVLNNRLWVAGNISGGMPVDSTISAYESLGKMAYWNGHKLVADANYNSMFDSPNDIIEYNGKLYANERVYDGNTWSDWSIDLVNGSAEIKKMFVHKGKLYVSIEHSTNNYILQYDGSTIDTVANNIDHNVTDMASMGDNLVACGNFNSFDGGTFEEVAVWDGNTWTGIDDLLGGNVNTLGNYNGQLLLSTIEGHPIYSDATQSNVGSVATFGDPLPTSVVSVSRREGMVYPNPSNGTFTLTGISEKTEVRVFNVLGEEVSRKIISGQDMIQLGDVPAGMYTLRLQSQDGLRIENIVVQ